A window from Anaerolineae bacterium encodes these proteins:
- a CDS encoding aldo/keto reductase, with translation MNYRLLGSTGLRVSEISLGAVEIGMPYGIPTAGGLERPSEEEAHALLHAALDMGINLIDTARAYGESEEIIGRALKGRRHKYILATKVYHYADRGLSTAEQRRAIRESIETSLRALQTDVIDILQIHSATKEVLERGEVLRELEEAQRAGKARFLGVTVYGVEAPMTAVLDGHYDVIQVAYNMLDRRLEAEVLPLAYEKGVGVMVRSVLLKGVLTPRYAALPDGLAELREAARRLEAIVQAECESLPEAAFRYVLDNPCISTALVGTGKLRNLQRAVEYAGRGPLSPELKAAIRGVTVSDETLLDPSTWERR, from the coding sequence ATGAACTATCGCCTCCTGGGGAGCACCGGCCTGCGGGTGTCCGAGATTTCTCTGGGCGCGGTGGAGATCGGCATGCCCTATGGCATCCCGACGGCCGGCGGGCTGGAGCGCCCTTCCGAGGAAGAGGCCCATGCGCTCCTGCACGCCGCGCTGGATATGGGCATCAATTTGATTGACACAGCGCGGGCGTATGGAGAGAGCGAGGAGATCATCGGGCGGGCGCTGAAGGGCCGGCGCCATAAGTATATCCTGGCCACCAAGGTGTACCATTACGCCGACCGCGGTCTCTCCACGGCGGAACAGCGCCGCGCCATCCGCGAATCCATCGAGACCAGCCTGCGCGCCCTGCAGACGGATGTAATTGACATCCTCCAGATTCACAGCGCCACGAAGGAGGTCCTCGAGCGCGGCGAGGTCCTGCGGGAGCTGGAAGAAGCCCAGCGCGCCGGCAAAGCGCGTTTCTTGGGCGTCACGGTGTACGGCGTGGAAGCGCCGATGACCGCCGTGCTGGACGGCCATTACGACGTGATCCAGGTGGCGTACAACATGCTGGACCGCCGGCTGGAGGCGGAAGTACTGCCCCTGGCGTATGAGAAGGGGGTCGGCGTCATGGTGCGCTCCGTACTGCTGAAAGGGGTGCTCACGCCGCGCTATGCGGCTCTGCCGGATGGTCTGGCAGAACTGCGGGAGGCGGCGCGCCGGCTGGAGGCCATCGTGCAGGCAGAATGCGAATCCCTCCCGGAAGCGGCCTTCCGCTATGTCCTGGACAACCCCTGCATCAGCACGGCGCTGGTGGGGACGGGCAAGCTTCGCAACTTACAGCGGGCGGTGGAGTATGCCGGCCGCGGCCCGCTCTCGCCCGAGCTGAAAGCCGCCATCCGCGGTGTCACGGTCTCCGACGAGACCCTCCTGGATCCCAGCACCTGGGAGCGGCGGTGA
- a CDS encoding dihydrodipicolinate synthase family protein, producing the protein MGNLRLTGIMTALVTPYDAEGRVNLPVVRELVEFLLSQGVQGFYVCGGTGEGLLLTEEERRQMAETVVQQVRGRVPVVVHVGAVTTDEACRLAAHAKEAGADAISSIPPLGYFGVGFEGIQRYYAAIAAACDLPLYVYNIPGATGVNVSPALFRELCLAIPTLAGMKFTSYNFFEMQQIIQMEIPGRRLNVVSGPDEMMIAAQAMGADGAIGTFYNLVPRLFVDAYNAFHAGDVRRAMELQARANRLITVYFQVGGGMSAFKAAMKLIGFDCGAGRPPLPPISPEQEERLRAELVAAGFWDVAVAR; encoded by the coding sequence ATGGGCAACTTGCGTTTGACGGGCATCATGACGGCGCTGGTGACGCCGTATGACGCGGAGGGGCGGGTGAATTTGCCGGTGGTGCGCGAGTTGGTGGAGTTTCTCCTCAGCCAGGGGGTGCAGGGCTTCTATGTCTGCGGCGGCACGGGGGAGGGCCTCTTGCTGACGGAGGAGGAGCGCCGGCAAATGGCCGAGACGGTCGTCCAGCAGGTGCGCGGCCGAGTGCCGGTGGTGGTGCATGTCGGCGCTGTCACCACGGATGAGGCCTGCCGGCTGGCGGCCCATGCGAAAGAGGCCGGCGCGGACGCCATCAGCTCCATCCCTCCGCTGGGCTATTTCGGTGTCGGGTTCGAGGGCATCCAGCGCTATTATGCCGCCATCGCCGCGGCCTGTGACCTGCCGCTGTATGTCTATAACATCCCCGGCGCCACCGGTGTGAACGTCTCGCCGGCGCTTTTCCGGGAGCTGTGCCTGGCCATTCCCACCCTGGCCGGCATGAAGTTCACCTCGTACAACTTCTTCGAGATGCAGCAGATCATCCAGATGGAGATACCCGGCCGGCGGCTGAACGTCGTTTCGGGTCCCGACGAGATGATGATCGCCGCGCAAGCCATGGGCGCCGACGGCGCCATCGGCACCTTCTACAACCTGGTGCCGCGGCTCTTTGTGGATGCCTACAACGCCTTCCACGCCGGCGATGTCCGCCGCGCGATGGAACTGCAGGCGCGCGCCAACCGCCTGATCACCGTGTACTTCCAGGTCGGCGGCGGCATGTCCGCCTTTAAGGCGGCAATGAAGCTGATCGGGTTTGACTGCGGCGCCGGCCGGCCGCCCCTGCCGCCCATCAGCCCGGAGCAGGAAGAGCGCCTGCGGGCGGAGTTGGTGGCCGCCGGCTTCTGGGATGTGGCGGTTGCCAGGTAG